The Blautia pseudococcoides genome segment GAATTTACTCAGTAAGATGAATAAGCAGTACCAGAGTTTCAGCAAGGGGCAGAAGAAACTGGCTGCTTATATTAATGATAATTATGATAAGGCTGCTTTTCTGACGGCTGCTAAGCTGGGGGAGACGGTTGGGGTCAGTGAGTCCACGGTGGTGCGGTTTGCGATCTATCTGGGGTATAAGGGATATCCGGAGTTTCAGAAAGCTTTGGAGGAATTGGTGAGGAATAAGCTGAATTCGATCCAGAGAATGGAAGTGACTTACGGCAGGGTTCCCCAGTCGGAGATTCTGGATACGGTGCTGCATTCAGATATTGATAAGATTAAACTGACCATGGAGCATATTGACCACGGGGCCTTTGAACTGGCTGTGGAGACTATTTTGAAGGCGAAGAGTATTTATATTGTTGGGATACGAAGCTGTGCTCCTCTGGCAAGTTTTCTGGGTTTTTATTTTAATCTTTTGTTTGATCATGTACATCTGATGCATACGAACAGCTCCAGCGAGCTGTTTGAGCAGATGATCCATATCAGTGGGGATGATGTTATTATCGGGATCAGTTTTCCCAGGTATTCCATGCGGACTTTGAAGGCGTTGGAATTTGCCAATAACAGAAACGCCAAGGTGATCACCCTGACTGACAGTATACATTCTCCTATGAATCTGTATTCTTCCTGTAATCTGATCGCCAGAAGTGACATGGCTTCTATTGTGGATTCCCTGGTGGCGCCTTTGAGTGTGATCAATGCCCTGGTGGTGGCACTTTGTATGCGGAAGCAGAAGGAAGTGGTGGCAACACTGGAGGATTTGGAGAAGATCTGGGATGAATATCAGGTCTATAATAATGACGAGATCAATGTGGCTGACGGACAGGATATTGAACTGAAAAATCCGGGCGGCATGGAGGATTAGTGGCTGCGGACATGGGGTGAACCGTAAGGATCAGATTACGCGAATAAAGGAGCCTGCAATGGCAAAAATAATCATTATCGGCGGCGGGGCTGCCGGCATGTTTGCATCTGTGTTTCTGGCTGAGAAGGGCCACCAGGTGCATGTGTTTGAAAAAAATGAAAAATTGGGCAAGAAGCTTTTTATCACGGGAAAAGGGCGCTGTAATGTGACGAATGACTGTGACCCGGAGACGTTTTTTGAATCGGTTGTTTCCAATCCGAAATTTTTGTACAGCGCTTATTATGGGTGTACCAGCCAGGATGTGATGGAGTTTTTCTCCTCCACGGGTGTGGAGCTCAAAACAGAGAGGGGAAACCGGGTGTTCCCGGTATCTGACCACTCTTCGGATGTGATCCGGGCATTGGAGCAGAGGATGCGTACAGCGGGTGTGAAGGTACATCTGCATACGGAGGTAAAGGAGCTGCTTCTGGAGGATGGCCGTGCGGCGGGAATCCGGCTGGCAGATGGAGCAGAGATTTCCGGAGATAAGGTGATGGTGGCCTGCGGAGGATTTTCTTATCAGGCCACAGGTTCCACTGGGGACGGCTACCGCTTGGCAAAAGAGGCGGGACATACGGTGACGGAGATTCTTCCGGCCCTGGTGCCTTTGGAGGTCAGGGAGGCGTATGTAAGCCGGATGCAGGGACTGGCCCTTAAAAATGTGCGCTTTACCGTAAAGGATGGGAAGAAGGTGCTCTATGATGAGTTCGGAGAGCTTCTTTTTACACACTTTGGTATTTCAGGGCCTTTGGTGCTGACTGCCAGCTCAAAGATAGCAAAAAGGTTAAAGAAAAAGGAACTGCAGGGATATATTGATGTGAAGGCAGCTCTTTCCAGGGAACAGCTGGATGGCAGGATCCTGCGGGATTTTGAGGAGAACAGGAACCGGCAGTTTAAGAACTCTGTGGGAGGTCTGTTCCCGGCGAAGATGGAGCCGGTCATGCTGGAGCTCTCCGGTATTCCTTTGGAGAAGAAGGTCAATGAGATAACCAGGGAGGAGAGGCAGCATTTCGTTTCTCTGATCAAGGAATTTCCCCTTACGATCGCCGGGGTCCGGGATTTTAAGGAGGCAATTATTACCCAGGGCGGTGTGAAGACCGGAGAGATCCAGCCCGGTACCATGGAGTCTAAAAAAGTCCAGGGCCTCTATTTTATCGGAGAAGTTCTGGATTTGGATGCGGTCACCGGTGGATTCAATCTGCAGATCGCCTGGGCTACGGCTTTCGCAGCGGCTTCGTCCATAAATGAGAGCAAAGAATAACGGTACAAAGGAGACAGAAACAAGATGGCATTTAATATTGCGATTGACGGTCCGGCAGGTGCCGGAAAAAGTACCATAGCCAAAGCGTTTGCACAGAGGCTTTCCTACATCTATGTGGATACAGGGGCCATGTACCGCGCTATGGCGCTTTATCTGCTGAGGGAAGGGATATCTGCCGAGGATGAGGGCGGGATAGAAGAAGCCTGTGAACGGGTGGATATCTCCCTTGTACATGAGGACGGTGTCCAGAAGGTACTTTTAAACGGTGAGGATGTAAGCAGCCTGATACGGAGCGAGGAGGTGGGCAATATGGCCTCCAAAAGCGCACAGAACGGCAAAGTCAGGGAGAAGCTGGTGGAGCTTCAGAGACAGCTTGCAGCCAGGACTGATGTGGTTATGGATGGCAGGGATATCGGTACCTGCGTGCTGCCGAAGGCAGATGTTAAAATATATCTCACAGCCAGTGTCCACACAAGGGCGGTCAGACGCTATAAGGAGTATCTGGATAAGGGTATGGAGGCAGATTTGGCCCGGATAGAGGAAGATATTGAGAAGCGGGATCATCAGGACATGAACCGGGAAATTTCGCCTTTGAAGAGGGCGGCGGATGCGGTTCTTCTGGATTCCTCTGATCTGACCATTGAGGAAGTCCTGGATACCATGATGGAGATCTGTAAGAATAAAAAAATCTGAAGGAGCTGCGATGGAAGTAAAGACAGCCAAAAGCGCCGGCTTCTGCTTCGGCGTGAAGCGGGCAGTGGAAAAAGTATATGAGGTTGCGGGAGAGAAACGATCCGGTGTATATACCTACGGTTCTATCATTCACAATGAGGAAGTGGTGGGAGATTTGGAAAAGAAAGGTGTATCGGTCCTGAACAGCGAGGAGGAACTAAAGGCTCTTGCTGAAGGAACTGTCAT includes the following:
- a CDS encoding MurR/RpiR family transcriptional regulator, whose amino-acid sequence is MGNAENLLSKMNKQYQSFSKGQKKLAAYINDNYDKAAFLTAAKLGETVGVSESTVVRFAIYLGYKGYPEFQKALEELVRNKLNSIQRMEVTYGRVPQSEILDTVLHSDIDKIKLTMEHIDHGAFELAVETILKAKSIYIVGIRSCAPLASFLGFYFNLLFDHVHLMHTNSSSELFEQMIHISGDDVIIGISFPRYSMRTLKALEFANNRNAKVITLTDSIHSPMNLYSSCNLIARSDMASIVDSLVAPLSVINALVVALCMRKQKEVVATLEDLEKIWDEYQVYNNDEINVADGQDIELKNPGGMED
- a CDS encoding BaiN/RdsA family NAD(P)/FAD-dependent oxidoreductase, whose protein sequence is MAKIIIIGGGAAGMFASVFLAEKGHQVHVFEKNEKLGKKLFITGKGRCNVTNDCDPETFFESVVSNPKFLYSAYYGCTSQDVMEFFSSTGVELKTERGNRVFPVSDHSSDVIRALEQRMRTAGVKVHLHTEVKELLLEDGRAAGIRLADGAEISGDKVMVACGGFSYQATGSTGDGYRLAKEAGHTVTEILPALVPLEVREAYVSRMQGLALKNVRFTVKDGKKVLYDEFGELLFTHFGISGPLVLTASSKIAKRLKKKELQGYIDVKAALSREQLDGRILRDFEENRNRQFKNSVGGLFPAKMEPVMLELSGIPLEKKVNEITREERQHFVSLIKEFPLTIAGVRDFKEAIITQGGVKTGEIQPGTMESKKVQGLYFIGEVLDLDAVTGGFNLQIAWATAFAAASSINESKE
- the cmk gene encoding (d)CMP kinase encodes the protein MAFNIAIDGPAGAGKSTIAKAFAQRLSYIYVDTGAMYRAMALYLLREGISAEDEGGIEEACERVDISLVHEDGVQKVLLNGEDVSSLIRSEEVGNMASKSAQNGKVREKLVELQRQLAARTDVVMDGRDIGTCVLPKADVKIYLTASVHTRAVRRYKEYLDKGMEADLARIEEDIEKRDHQDMNREISPLKRAADAVLLDSSDLTIEEVLDTMMEICKNKKI